In Flavobacteriales bacterium, the sequence GTGGAGGGAGTAGAATCGGCCGAAGTGAATCTTGTGGAAAAAGAGGCGAAAGTGTATTTCGACCCGAACAAGACCAATGCAGAAGCAATCATCGAAAATATCAACAGTTCAGAAGTTTATATAGCAACAGCGAAATGAAAACGAGAATCTTATCAATCGCCATTATGGCATCAGCAGCATTAATGATCGGCTGCGGACAAACATCAACCGAAACAGCTACCGAAGAGGTGCACATGATGAGCGTTGATGAAATGAAGACCCCGACCACATTGGCCGTTAAGATCGAAGGCATGAGTTGCCCTTCAGGCTGTGCTGGTCCAATTCAGGAAAATTGCGGAAAACTGACCGGTGTTGGCAAGAGCGAAGTGAATTTTGACGAAGGCATGGGTTATTTCACATTTGATGCGAGCCTTCTTTCTCAGGAAGATATTCTGAAGTGCATTTCTAACACCAATGGTGGCGGCATTTACACTGGAACGGTGGTTGAAGATGATGCTGAGGTTGAAACAGACGAGGCTACGACTGAGGAGGCTGTTCATGAGGTGAAAGACGAGAATGAGGCGCATAGCTAGTCGTTGTATGATGAACGTTGATTGCTGGTCTGTTTCCAATAAATCCCCCACCTCGTCCCTCGGCACCCCCTTTTAAAGGGGGAATTGCAACTTGCCACCGTTGCTTAAAGTTGAATGATCTGTTCGGTCTGATCTAATTGGCAGAGAAACGGGAAAATGAAAAACGAGTACGGAAAAAGGTCGCTGCATAGCGGCCTTTTTTGTTTTAAGACATCAATTACAGCTCATTCAGCATGATTTATTGAGACCCTGAAACAAGTTCAGGGTGACAACAGACGGGATTATTACTTTCGATGACTATGAAAGAATACAAACTGATCATTGAGGGAAAGGAAGTGACCACATCGGAGGTGTTAACGGTGAAGAATCCGTTTGACGGTTCGGTTGTAGGGACGAGTTACCTGGCAGGGAAGGATGAATTGGAAGCCGCCATCAGCGCAGCGCAAAAAGCACGGAAGGAACTTTGGGATCTGCCATCTCATGTACGTGCTGCGGCATTGGAACAGATTTCGGATGAATTGCACGAGAGACGCGAGGAATTGGCGTTGCTGCTTGCGCGGGAATGTGCCAAGCCCTTGAAGTATGCGCTGGGCGAAATTGATCGCTCGGTGCAAACATTTAAGGTGGCAAGCGAAGAAGCGAAACGTTTGCCAAGTGAGGTTTTGCAATTAGATACGACCAAGGCAGGTGAAGGGCGCGAGGGAATTGTGAAATACTTTCCTGTGGGATTGGTGGCGGGCATTGCACCTTTCAACTTCCCGATGAACTTGGTGGCGCATAAGATCGCGCCAGCCATTGCGGCCGGTTGTCCGATCATTCTCAAACCAGCATCTTCTACTCCACTCTCTTCGTTGGAATTGATGCGCATTATTGAAAAGACCGCATTGCCAAAGGGAAGTGTGACGGTGCTTCCGATGGATAGAGAAACGGGAAATCAGTTGGTGACGGACGAGCGGTTTGCGCTGCTCTCTTTTACGGGCTCGCCTGTGGTTGGTTGGAAGATGAAAGAGCAAGCGGGCAAGAAGAAAGTGGTGTTGGAGTTGGGCGGAAACGCAGGCGTGATCATCTCCGAAGGGACGAATCTAGCGAAAGCCTTGCCACGCTTGTTGGTTGGAGCCTTTGCCTATTCAGGACAGGTATGTATTCACGCGCAGCGATTCTATGTACATCGTTCGCTGTTCGCAGATTTCTGTGAGGAGATGAAGGCAGGCGCAGAAGCATTGAAATGGGGCGACCCAAGCGATGCTGAAACGGACATCACAGCTATGATTGACAAAGACAATACAAACAGGATAGCCGAATGGCTGGATGAAGCGGTGAAAGCTGGTGCTGAGGTCGTATCTGGCGGCTATGAGAAGGGTGGTATGTTTGCTCCGACCATCTTGACGAATGTGAAGAAGGAGATGCGCGTCTGTTCAGAAGAGGTTTTCGGACCTGTGATAACGGTGGAGGCTTTTGACGCATTTGAAGAAGCCATTGCCATGCTTAACGATACGAAGTTTGGGCTGCAAGCAGGTGTTTACACCGATAGCATCGCTGAAATGAACCTTGCATTCGAGAAAATTGAATGTGGCGGTGTGATCATTAATGATGTGCCGACTTTCCGCGTAGATCACATGCCCTATGGCGGCATAAAAGAAAGCGGTCTGGGCCGCGAAGGGCTGAAATATGCCATCCTTGATATGATGGAGCCGCGGATTCTGGTGAAACCGAAATGAGAAGGGGGTATTGAGATATGATTATCGAGATGCGAGTAGTGGTAAGCGAGGAGCGAGGAACTGGAAGACCCGATTTCTTGTCAGCAAGCTGTCTAAGCGAAGTCTAATCTTATCGTTTCGAAGATTCAACATGCTAAGGAACAGTCGGAACCAGTCAAAGTCAAATCCGTAGCAGTCTATGACAAGGTCTAACCAGCCTTTTCCAAATCCTAA encodes:
- a CDS encoding cation transporter, giving the protein MSEKASIAVEGMSCNHCSNAVKNLIEEVEGVESAEVNLVEKEAKVYFDPNKTNAEAIIENINSSEVYIATAK
- a CDS encoding aldehyde dehydrogenase family protein yields the protein MKEYKLIIEGKEVTTSEVLTVKNPFDGSVVGTSYLAGKDELEAAISAAQKARKELWDLPSHVRAAALEQISDELHERREELALLLARECAKPLKYALGEIDRSVQTFKVASEEAKRLPSEVLQLDTTKAGEGREGIVKYFPVGLVAGIAPFNFPMNLVAHKIAPAIAAGCPIILKPASSTPLSSLELMRIIEKTALPKGSVTVLPMDRETGNQLVTDERFALLSFTGSPVVGWKMKEQAGKKKVVLELGGNAGVIISEGTNLAKALPRLLVGAFAYSGQVCIHAQRFYVHRSLFADFCEEMKAGAEALKWGDPSDAETDITAMIDKDNTNRIAEWLDEAVKAGAEVVSGGYEKGGMFAPTILTNVKKEMRVCSEEVFGPVITVEAFDAFEEAIAMLNDTKFGLQAGVYTDSIAEMNLAFEKIECGGVIINDVPTFRVDHMPYGGIKESGLGREGLKYAILDMMEPRILVKPK